One part of the Flavobacterium johnsoniae UW101 genome encodes these proteins:
- a CDS encoding YciE/YciF ferroxidase family protein, with translation MKTTQNKKETKSKNTTTKETVKKGVTKPKSNAAAGLSELFEDGLKDIYWAEKALTKALPAMAKNATSPELIDAINNHLTETEEQITRLEKVFDLIGKKATAKKCDAMEGLIEEGKGILEETEIGVVRDAGIIAASQKIEHYEIATYGTLRQFAETLGYTEAVTLLEQTLDEEKGADKLLTEVAVNAVNLEAAEVEMEE, from the coding sequence ATGAAAACTACACAAAACAAGAAGGAAACCAAGTCAAAAAATACAACGACAAAGGAAACTGTAAAAAAAGGGGTTACAAAACCAAAATCTAACGCAGCCGCGGGCTTGTCAGAATTATTTGAAGACGGGCTAAAAGATATTTACTGGGCAGAGAAAGCGCTCACAAAAGCATTACCGGCAATGGCAAAAAATGCAACATCGCCAGAATTGATCGATGCAATCAATAATCACTTAACCGAAACTGAGGAACAAATAACTCGTTTAGAAAAAGTTTTTGATTTAATTGGAAAAAAAGCAACGGCTAAAAAATGCGATGCAATGGAAGGTTTAATCGAAGAAGGAAAAGGAATTCTGGAAGAAACAGAAATAGGAGTAGTTCGTGATGCCGGAATTATTGCGGCAAGCCAAAAAATAGAACACTACGAAATCGCAACGTATGGAACTTTAAGACAGTTTGCTGAAACACTTGGTTATACTGAAGCTGTTACTTTACTGGAACAAACACTGGATGAAGAAAAAGGAGCCGATAAATTATTGACAGAAGTTGCTGTAAACGCTGTAAATCTTGAAGCTGCAGAAGTAGAAATGGAAGAATAA
- a CDS encoding DUF1328 family protein: MLRWTVIFIILAIIAGIFGFGGIAAGAASIAKILFFIFLVLFIISLISGRRSV; the protein is encoded by the coding sequence ATGTTACGTTGGACAGTCATATTTATTATTCTGGCAATTATTGCAGGAATATTTGGTTTTGGTGGTATTGCCGCCGGAGCCGCTAGTATAGCAAAAATTTTATTTTTCATATTCTTAGTGTTATTTATTATCTCGCTAATAAGCGGACGAAGAAGTGTGTAA
- a CDS encoding cupin domain-containing protein: protein MSKNYSAVIEEGKVPNTYMTGDVSYKKQSSDIHPENTVIKEVTFEPCSRSNWHSNASLHMLIAKEGTGYYQERGSAVRMLKKDEVVTILPGVEHWYGATPFEKFSYVAIITEIDKGHGVWLEKVTDGEYFLLSSH, encoded by the coding sequence ATGTCTAAGAATTATTCAGCCGTTATCGAAGAAGGAAAAGTCCCGAATACATATATGACGGGTGACGTTTCCTATAAAAAACAAAGCAGTGACATTCATCCGGAAAACACTGTAATTAAGGAAGTGACTTTTGAGCCTTGCTCAAGAAGTAATTGGCATAGTAACGCGAGTCTGCACATGCTGATTGCAAAAGAAGGAACGGGGTATTATCAGGAAAGAGGAAGCGCAGTCAGAATGCTTAAAAAAGATGAGGTAGTTACCATTTTGCCGGGAGTAGAACATTGGTACGGAGCAACTCCATTTGAAAAATTCTCTTATGTTGCCATTATCACAGAGATTGATAAAGGCCACGGAGTCTGGTTAGAAAAAGTAACCGATGGAGAATATTTTCTATTAAGCAGTCATTAA
- a CDS encoding DHA2 family efflux MFS transporter permease subunit, with translation MTPLNRNLLIITVILAAIMELIDISIVNVALSHMSGNLGATLEDTSWVITAYAIANVIIIPITSFLSANLGRRNYYIGSVVLFTFCSFMCGHSSNIWMLVFFRFFQGIGGGALLSISQVVVFELFPKDKQSTAGALFGAGIFIGPTIGPTLGGYITENYDWPWIFLINIPIGILVTISCYFLLREPTVKPEITKVDWTGIALLAIGVGALQTVLERGEVEDWFETKYIVVLTIIAVTTLLAFIYWELTIEKPVVNLRVIKSKSLSIAAILTFVTGFGMFISIYISPVVAQRLLSFSPYQTGLLLLPGALFALLALKICGTLLQKGVSPVIIIAAGFLLFIYFNWRMSGMTLNTSAAEVATSLVFRALGMALLTVPLTMLAVSSLDDKDVGQGAALNNMMRQLGGSFGVSIINTYVAHRFAAHRNELISEVTPSNTLAMDRINAYIKYFQYRGFTYNEARAKALKLMENIVMKQSSLLSYRDAFFLVGLFFVVTLPLLLFVMNKSKKPKTNMVISDH, from the coding sequence ATGACACCTTTAAACCGTAACCTGCTCATTATTACAGTCATTCTTGCTGCCATTATGGAACTAATTGATATTTCTATCGTAAATGTGGCGCTTTCGCACATGAGCGGTAATCTGGGTGCAACTCTCGAAGATACTTCGTGGGTAATTACTGCTTATGCCATTGCAAATGTTATTATTATTCCCATAACGAGCTTTTTAAGCGCCAATCTGGGCAGACGCAATTATTATATTGGTTCTGTTGTTTTATTTACATTCTGCTCTTTTATGTGCGGCCACTCGTCTAACATCTGGATGCTGGTCTTTTTTAGATTTTTTCAGGGAATTGGCGGCGGTGCTTTATTATCTATCTCACAGGTTGTTGTATTTGAACTTTTTCCAAAAGACAAACAATCAACAGCCGGAGCTTTGTTTGGAGCCGGAATTTTTATCGGCCCTACAATTGGGCCGACACTTGGCGGCTATATTACTGAAAATTATGACTGGCCGTGGATTTTTTTAATTAATATTCCTATTGGAATTTTGGTTACGATTTCTTGTTATTTCCTTTTACGCGAACCCACTGTAAAGCCAGAAATTACCAAAGTCGACTGGACCGGAATTGCGCTTCTCGCTATAGGAGTGGGCGCTTTACAAACGGTATTAGAAAGAGGCGAAGTCGAAGACTGGTTCGAAACCAAATATATTGTTGTACTAACGATTATTGCAGTAACAACTTTACTCGCCTTTATTTATTGGGAATTAACAATAGAAAAACCAGTCGTAAACCTTCGGGTGATTAAAAGCAAATCGTTAAGCATTGCAGCAATTTTGACTTTTGTAACCGGTTTTGGAATGTTTATTTCCATTTATATAAGTCCGGTTGTGGCACAGCGTTTATTGAGTTTTTCACCGTATCAAACAGGATTACTTTTGCTTCCGGGTGCATTATTTGCTTTACTGGCTTTAAAAATCTGCGGTACATTATTACAAAAAGGCGTTTCTCCGGTTATTATTATTGCTGCTGGATTTCTGTTATTTATCTATTTCAATTGGCGAATGTCTGGTATGACTTTAAACACAAGCGCTGCCGAAGTCGCTACATCTCTTGTTTTTCGTGCTTTAGGAATGGCGCTGCTTACCGTACCGCTTACTATGCTGGCTGTTTCTTCATTAGATGATAAAGATGTTGGGCAAGGTGCTGCGCTTAATAATATGATGAGACAATTGGGCGGTTCATTTGGTGTATCGATCATCAATACTTATGTGGCTCATCGATTTGCCGCACATCGAAATGAATTGATTTCAGAGGTGACACCAAGTAATACTCTCGCTATGGATCGCATAAATGCTTACATAAAGTACTTTCAATATAGAGGTTTTACTTATAATGAAGCCAGAGCAAAAGCCTTAAAGCTGATGGAAAATATCGTAATGAAACAATCTTCGCTGTTAAGTTACAGAGACGCTTTTTTTCTTGTTGGTTTGTTTTTTGTTGTAACGCTGCCCCTTCTTTTATTTGTAATGAACAAATCGAAAAAGCCAAAAACCAACATGGTAATTTCCGATCATTAA
- a CDS encoding helix-turn-helix domain-containing protein — translation MNNQTETQSCDFSSDLKMKGFKVYPINGDFSKVPVYSRRDFYKICINTSKSIIQYADRGIETDGTILFFGNPIIPYSWETVSENYEGYACVFTEEFLKAKDRSETLHESPLFKIGGTPIFSLNAEQKLFVDSLFQKMIKEYETDYVFKDDLMRSYVNLIIHESMKMQPSENFFKHKNASSRITSLFLELLERQFPIETKNEPLALKTPQDYAQSLAVHVNHLNRSVKEVTGKPTTAHITERIINEAKALLQHTDWSISDIGYSLGFEYPSYFNNYFKRLTGTVPKSLRM, via the coding sequence ATGAATAACCAAACAGAAACTCAGAGTTGCGATTTTTCTTCAGATTTAAAAATGAAGGGATTTAAAGTATATCCTATAAATGGGGATTTTAGTAAAGTTCCCGTTTACAGCCGAAGAGACTTTTATAAAATCTGCATCAACACCAGTAAAAGTATCATACAATATGCCGACCGTGGAATAGAAACCGACGGGACGATTCTTTTTTTTGGTAATCCTATAATTCCTTATTCATGGGAAACTGTTTCAGAGAATTACGAAGGTTATGCATGTGTTTTTACGGAAGAATTTTTGAAAGCAAAAGACCGATCAGAAACGCTTCACGAATCGCCTTTGTTTAAAATAGGAGGAACGCCAATTTTTTCTTTAAATGCTGAACAAAAGCTGTTTGTAGATTCTTTGTTTCAAAAAATGATCAAAGAATATGAAACCGATTATGTTTTTAAAGACGATTTAATGCGCAGTTATGTCAACCTGATTATTCATGAATCAATGAAAATGCAGCCTTCTGAAAATTTCTTTAAACATAAAAATGCTTCTTCAAGAATTACTTCTTTGTTTTTGGAATTATTAGAAAGACAATTTCCTATAGAAACCAAAAACGAACCTTTGGCTTTAAAAACGCCTCAGGATTATGCGCAAAGTCTTGCTGTGCATGTAAATCATTTAAATCGTTCAGTAAAAGAAGTTACGGGAAAACCAACAACGGCGCATATTACAGAGCGAATTATAAACGAAGCAAAAGCATTGTTGCAGCATACAGACTGGAGTATTTCGGATATAGGATATTCGCTTGGGTTTGAATATCCAAGTTATTTTAATAATTACTTTAAAAGACTTACCGGAACTGTTCCAAAATCGCTTCGAATGTAA
- a CDS encoding DUF7218 family protein, which produces MPDPRIKNEAQYEALVKKGYSKEKSARIANTPDAGEKGGKAKPYEEWTKEELYEQAKKVGISGRSYMNKKSLIKSLRTN; this is translated from the coding sequence ATGCCAGATCCAAGAATTAAAAACGAAGCCCAATACGAAGCTCTTGTTAAAAAAGGGTACAGTAAAGAAAAATCGGCACGTATTGCTAATACGCCGGATGCAGGAGAAAAAGGCGGTAAAGCTAAGCCTTATGAAGAATGGACAAAAGAAGAACTTTACGAGCAAGCCAAAAAAGTGGGGATTTCTGGACGTTCATATATGAACAAAAAAAGCCTGATAAAATCTTTAAGAACGAATTAA
- a CDS encoding (R)-mandelonitrile lyase translates to MEALDNLYNGVIFPKGDLAPSEYFTGKAWVKMLVPNDEVLNTAVGNVVFEPGARNNWHTHPGGQILIVTHGTGYYQEAGKPIQLLQAGDVVNIQPEIKHWHGASPESEFTHIAISTNTQTGIVDWLEPVTDEEYNSFK, encoded by the coding sequence ATGGAAGCATTAGACAATCTATATAATGGTGTCATTTTCCCTAAAGGAGATTTAGCACCTTCAGAATATTTTACAGGAAAAGCATGGGTTAAAATGTTAGTTCCCAATGATGAGGTTCTTAATACCGCTGTTGGAAACGTTGTTTTTGAGCCTGGAGCAAGAAACAACTGGCATACACATCCCGGCGGACAAATTTTAATCGTTACTCACGGAACAGGATATTATCAGGAAGCGGGAAAACCAATTCAGTTATTGCAGGCTGGAGATGTTGTAAACATTCAGCCCGAAATAAAACACTGGCACGGCGCATCGCCAGAAAGTGAATTTACACATATCGCCATCAGTACAAATACACAAACGGGAATTGTAGACTGGCTTGAGCCGGTAACTGATGAAGAATACAATAGTTTTAAATAA
- a CDS encoding DUF5661 family protein, with amino-acid sequence MGTKSGAYQDVYIKREDEMVSLKNDVTDFCEKYIKPVHPENWDWSIRDFENPENDPTTAEARAVANVVYKDLLDSKHTQIDLSTMNNVDAIKSYLNPQSKYADFNMEEFAFALKVELEHGKIKDVNVTNNHPFLTAMIALAHMTESLTYYKRLKVMEAEGEIYEIMRKIENSKTGKEEWYKELSKAEKELSEARIGLVERLQKMDDIPVLEKIGD; translated from the coding sequence ATGGGAACTAAAAGCGGTGCTTACCAAGATGTTTATATCAAAAGAGAAGATGAAATGGTAAGCTTGAAAAATGATGTAACAGATTTTTGCGAAAAATACATCAAACCTGTTCATCCTGAAAATTGGGACTGGTCGATACGAGATTTCGAAAATCCTGAAAACGACCCTACAACTGCCGAAGCCAGAGCTGTGGCAAATGTGGTTTACAAAGATTTGCTCGACAGCAAACATACACAAATCGATCTTTCGACGATGAATAATGTTGACGCCATAAAATCCTATTTGAATCCACAAAGCAAATATGCCGATTTTAATATGGAAGAATTTGCTTTTGCTTTAAAAGTAGAACTCGAACACGGCAAAATAAAAGACGTAAACGTAACCAACAACCATCCGTTTTTAACAGCAATGATTGCATTAGCACACATGACGGAAAGTTTGACCTATTACAAACGCCTGAAAGTAATGGAAGCCGAAGGTGAGATTTACGAGATCATGCGAAAAATAGAAAATTCAAAAACCGGAAAAGAGGAGTGGTACAAAGAATTGAGCAAAGCCGAAAAGGAATTAAGTGAAGCCAGAATTGGTTTAGTGGAACGTTTACAAAAAATGGATGATATTCCGGTGTTAGAAAAAATTGGCGATTAG
- a CDS encoding DUF4142 domain-containing protein translates to MKKILLASKAILGAGLIIIFLQSCKNETKQEDPKEVAEDANEAKFDSIDSKEDDSEFLVDQAEINLAEIEIGKLAQQKGTNAEVKKFGKMLVDEHTKSASEVSALAKAKNFTLPTSLTEEGQEEYKKLNEKSGLDFDKKFADMMIDGHQKAIDKLQKAAKDAHDEDVKLWATNNIAGLTSHLEHAKLLKQNLDKK, encoded by the coding sequence ATGAAAAAGATACTATTAGCCAGTAAAGCAATTTTAGGAGCGGGACTTATTATTATATTCTTGCAGTCTTGCAAAAACGAAACGAAACAAGAAGACCCAAAAGAAGTTGCAGAAGATGCTAATGAAGCCAAATTTGACTCTATTGACAGCAAAGAAGATGATTCTGAATTTTTAGTAGATCAGGCCGAAATTAATTTAGCTGAAATCGAAATTGGTAAACTGGCGCAGCAAAAAGGAACAAATGCAGAAGTGAAAAAATTCGGAAAAATGCTGGTTGACGAGCATACAAAATCGGCATCTGAAGTAAGTGCCTTAGCAAAAGCAAAAAACTTTACTCTGCCAACTTCACTAACTGAAGAAGGTCAGGAAGAATATAAAAAACTAAACGAGAAATCAGGTTTGGATTTTGATAAAAAATTCGCCGATATGATGATCGACGGCCACCAAAAAGCAATTGACAAACTTCAAAAAGCGGCTAAAGACGCTCATGACGAAGATGTAAAATTGTGGGCAACAAACAATATTGCGGGTTTAACTTCACATTTAGAACATGCTAAATTGCTGAAACAAAACCTTGACAAAAAGTAA
- a CDS encoding PaaI family thioesterase: METKSRLQVLQDHINREFTASPSPFMLWMRPIVIAAEEGTVTFKYVIREEMSNPIQSLHGGVTAAIADDCIGATMFSLNEETFYTTINLVVDYFAPAHVGDTILAKTLIIKKGRQMVNAQCEIWNANETRLIARATSNLFKTNVVKKVLS, encoded by the coding sequence ATGGAAACAAAATCAAGATTACAAGTATTACAGGATCACATAAATCGAGAATTTACTGCTTCTCCTTCCCCTTTTATGCTTTGGATGAGACCTATTGTAATAGCCGCCGAAGAAGGAACCGTAACTTTTAAATATGTGATTAGGGAAGAAATGTCAAATCCAATTCAAAGTCTGCATGGAGGTGTTACTGCTGCAATTGCTGATGATTGTATTGGCGCTACGATGTTTTCTCTAAATGAAGAGACCTTTTACACCACCATAAATCTTGTTGTTGATTATTTTGCTCCCGCACATGTTGGCGATACTATTCTTGCGAAAACATTAATCATTAAAAAAGGAAGACAAATGGTGAATGCACAATGCGAAATTTGGAATGCCAACGAAACGCGATTAATTGCCAGAGCAACTTCTAATTTATTTAAAACAAATGTGGTAAAAAAGGTGCTGTCTTAA
- a CDS encoding DNA-formamidopyrimidine glycosylase family protein, giving the protein MPEGPSILILKEEVQQFAGKRIIEVSGNASIDLERLQDKTILSFKTWGKHFLICFDDFTIRIHLMMFGTYRINEKKETAPRLHLGFSNGEINFYTCSIKVLEGAVDQYYDWSEDVLNENWNPKKAKISLDKIPNEKICDAILDQNIFSGVGNIIKNEVLYRCFVHPESLVGKIPPEKIDELIAECSIYSFEFLYWKKKFELKKHWLAYSQKECKRCSLPMIKKPTGKKKRRSFFCTNCQQLHS; this is encoded by the coding sequence ATGCCCGAAGGTCCGTCTATATTGATTTTAAAAGAAGAAGTACAGCAGTTTGCAGGTAAAAGGATAATTGAAGTTTCTGGAAACGCCAGTATTGATCTGGAACGTTTACAAGATAAAACGATCTTATCTTTTAAAACCTGGGGAAAGCATTTTTTAATTTGTTTCGATGATTTTACAATAAGAATTCATTTAATGATGTTTGGAACGTACAGAATCAACGAAAAAAAAGAAACTGCACCAAGGCTGCATTTGGGATTTTCTAACGGAGAAATCAACTTTTATACCTGTTCCATAAAAGTTTTAGAAGGTGCTGTAGATCAATATTACGATTGGAGCGAAGATGTTTTAAATGAAAACTGGAATCCCAAAAAAGCGAAAATAAGCCTTGATAAAATTCCAAATGAAAAAATATGCGATGCGATTTTAGATCAAAATATATTTTCGGGAGTAGGGAATATTATTAAAAACGAAGTTTTATACCGATGTTTTGTTCACCCGGAATCTTTGGTTGGAAAAATACCGCCAGAGAAGATCGACGAACTTATAGCCGAATGTTCGATTTACAGTTTTGAATTTTTGTATTGGAAAAAGAAATTTGAACTCAAAAAACACTGGCTTGCATATTCTCAAAAAGAATGTAAAAGATGCAGTTTACCGATGATAAAAAAACCGACAGGGAAGAAAAAACGCCGTAGTTTTTTCTGTACCAACTGCCAACAACTTCACTCATGA
- a CDS encoding TetR/AcrR family transcriptional regulator, with protein sequence MSKAQRTKQFIIEKTAPIFNMKGYSGTSMSDITEATGLTKGSIYGNFANKDEVALAAFRFNVKKLHDIFAREIEKEKTFKGKLLVYPRLYSDYYDLRVTQGGCPIINTATEADDTHPVLKKKVERVILSWKEQLVYFIEQGILLGEFKAHSIDPEKTALTIIAMIEGTVMIAKITGNLSTLADIMLSVTKIIEDLV encoded by the coding sequence ATGAGTAAAGCCCAAAGAACCAAGCAATTTATAATCGAGAAAACCGCTCCTATCTTTAATATGAAAGGCTACAGCGGTACATCTATGAGCGATATTACTGAGGCTACCGGATTAACCAAAGGAAGCATTTACGGTAATTTTGCCAATAAAGATGAAGTAGCATTGGCGGCTTTTCGTTTTAATGTCAAAAAACTGCATGATATTTTTGCAAGAGAAATTGAAAAAGAAAAAACCTTTAAGGGCAAACTATTGGTTTATCCTCGTCTTTATTCTGATTACTATGATTTAAGAGTTACACAAGGCGGATGCCCAATTATTAATACCGCTACAGAAGCTGATGACACACACCCAGTTCTAAAGAAAAAAGTAGAACGAGTTATTTTATCTTGGAAAGAGCAATTGGTTTATTTTATTGAACAAGGAATCCTTTTGGGAGAATTTAAAGCCCATTCTATCGATCCCGAAAAAACGGCTTTAACTATTATTGCTATGATTGAAGGAACTGTTATGATTGCTAAAATTACCGGAAACCTGTCAACTCTGGCCGATATTATGCTTTCTGTCACAAAAATCATCGAAGACTTAGTATAA
- a CDS encoding DNA topoisomerase IB: MNTARTQKLMSQLIKTPHLVLEKLELVYVNNQNLPIERCQGEDGFIYKKNGRCIKQKSEIKRFNSLVLPPAWVNVKITDLSNGHLQAVGLDVKNRKQYRYHPKWNLIRNQTKFYKIAEFGQKLPSIRKQVDIDLEQKEWSKEKVIALVIRLMEETHIRIGNEKYAKDNKSYGLSTLRKRHININKNSLRFEFIGKKGKQHTITTRNKQLIKLVSRCEEIPGWEVFKYYDKNGERRVLDSHMVNEYLHAISGEYFSAKDFRTWAASIIFFENLMELGIASDEKEIKKNIITAYDATAEALGNTRNVCKNYYVHPLLVSTYEDGSIEPYFDKVKKSRSNKKYFSRSESVFAELIENYQVSLL, encoded by the coding sequence ATGAATACTGCCAGAACTCAAAAACTAATGAGCCAGCTTATTAAAACACCTCATTTGGTGCTGGAAAAGCTAGAATTAGTTTACGTAAACAATCAAAATTTGCCTATTGAAAGATGTCAGGGAGAAGATGGTTTTATTTATAAAAAAAACGGACGCTGTATTAAGCAGAAAAGCGAAATAAAGCGTTTTAACAGTTTGGTTTTACCGCCGGCCTGGGTAAATGTAAAAATCACCGATTTATCAAACGGGCATTTGCAAGCTGTAGGTTTAGATGTTAAAAACAGAAAACAGTACAGATATCATCCAAAATGGAACTTAATCCGTAATCAAACCAAGTTTTACAAAATCGCAGAATTCGGACAAAAGCTTCCCTCTATACGAAAACAAGTAGATATTGATTTAGAACAAAAAGAATGGTCGAAAGAAAAAGTAATTGCACTCGTGATCAGGTTAATGGAAGAAACCCACATCCGAATTGGAAATGAAAAGTACGCCAAAGACAATAAATCATACGGGCTTTCGACTTTGCGAAAAAGACACATCAATATCAATAAAAATTCCCTTCGTTTTGAATTCATCGGCAAAAAAGGAAAACAGCACACCATTACCACAAGAAACAAACAGTTGATTAAACTGGTAAGCCGATGCGAAGAAATTCCGGGCTGGGAAGTTTTTAAATATTACGATAAAAACGGCGAAAGAAGAGTTTTAGACAGTCACATGGTAAATGAATATCTGCACGCTATTTCGGGCGAATATTTTAGTGCCAAAGACTTTAGAACCTGGGCAGCCTCAATTATATTCTTTGAAAATTTGATGGAACTCGGTATTGCATCAGACGAAAAAGAAATCAAAAAAAATATTATTACAGCTTATGATGCCACTGCTGAGGCATTGGGAAACACCAGAAATGTCTGCAAAAATTATTACGTTCATCCGCTGCTGGTTTCGACATATGAAGATGGTTCGATTGAGCCGTATTTTGATAAAGTTAAAAAGAGCCGAAGCAATAAAAAATACTTCTCAAGAAGTGAAAGCGTATTTGCAGAATTAATTGAAAATTATCAGGTCAGTTTGTTGTAG